A single region of the Plantactinospora soyae genome encodes:
- a CDS encoding ABC transporter substrate-binding protein: MADPVRLRLGVFSPSVVLGVAAASGAWERAGLMVEEVPVTSSTQQFTALLAGELDAVFTSPDNVLAYRGTASNPLGRAADVRILAAVDRGLGLSLFAGPGVRSVDDLRGGVLAVDVPTSGFAFVAYELLARQGMRAGHDYEVAAFGSTPRRAAALVAGKCATTVLNAGNDLRAEAAGCTRLSRASSLGRYLGTVLAAPAGGVREKSSPLRNLTEVVLATARALAEGRLAELAGGVTASRLGLAPDGVRRYLETLSDPDEGLVPDGRLDAESLATLRRLRSRYAGGDRELATLVAPGSGLVDDRFLPSAAT; this comes from the coding sequence ATGGCGGATCCGGTGCGGCTGCGGCTCGGTGTGTTCAGTCCATCGGTCGTACTCGGCGTGGCGGCGGCGAGCGGCGCGTGGGAGCGGGCCGGGCTGATGGTCGAGGAGGTGCCGGTCACCTCGTCGACGCAGCAGTTCACCGCCCTGCTCGCCGGTGAACTCGACGCCGTCTTCACCAGTCCCGACAACGTGCTCGCCTACCGGGGTACGGCGTCGAACCCGCTGGGACGGGCGGCGGACGTACGGATCCTGGCCGCCGTGGACCGGGGGCTCGGACTGTCGCTGTTCGCCGGTCCCGGCGTACGGTCCGTCGACGACCTGCGGGGCGGGGTGCTGGCGGTCGACGTCCCGACGTCCGGGTTCGCGTTCGTGGCCTACGAACTGCTGGCCCGGCAGGGCATGCGCGCCGGGCACGACTACGAGGTGGCGGCGTTCGGGTCGACCCCACGTCGGGCCGCCGCCCTGGTCGCCGGCAAGTGCGCGACCACGGTGCTCAACGCCGGCAACGACCTGCGGGCCGAGGCGGCCGGCTGTACCCGGCTCAGCCGCGCCTCGTCACTGGGCCGCTATCTCGGTACCGTGCTCGCCGCGCCGGCCGGCGGCGTACGGGAAAAGTCGTCGCCGCTGCGGAACCTCACCGAGGTCGTCCTGGCGACCGCACGGGCGCTCGCCGAGGGTCGGCTGGCCGAACTGGCCGGCGGCGTCACCGCGTCCCGCCTCGGGTTGGCGCCCGACGGTGTCCGGCGCTACCTGGAGACGCTCTCGGATCCGGACGAGGGCCTGGTGCCCGACGGTCGGCTCGACGCCGAGTCGCTGGCGACGCTGCGCCGGCTGCGCAGCCGGTACGCCGGTGGCGACCGCGAACTCGCGACGCTGGTCGCACCCGGCTCGGGCCTGGTGGACGACCGCTTCCTTCCCTCGGCGGCGACATGA
- a CDS encoding ABC transporter substrate-binding protein has product MHRTRLTHLVAASSVLLLLAGCGGGGGDNTGNTTSRDLPAAADDVDGAIDKSKVKKELVVGVDNPYYLFHEDILVAQEKGYLRDVGIEKVDIKTIEDPLPALIGGSLDLALYDADTSIAAAKKSNTGVRFLSVYLGGEANVLGVRKGINSAADLKGKTITGGQFNSRNDAILRELLVKNGVDPAKDVKIVSTGGQSNERLQSVIAGTVDGASVQLRHRGLLEKAGGKFLFEETRRVPQNGWAANELLTESPETVTAFLAATLKARQFITEQANKDAVLDLMRKQGFEIPTDFADAYSAENAPTYHVVDGGFEPADMDKFIADQISFKSVPEGTDWREYTYLLPLWRAQKNLGLPLRPVPGNV; this is encoded by the coding sequence ATGCACAGAACCAGGCTCACCCATCTCGTAGCCGCCTCCAGCGTGCTTCTCCTCCTCGCCGGCTGCGGCGGCGGTGGCGGCGACAACACCGGCAACACCACCAGCCGGGACCTGCCGGCCGCCGCCGACGACGTCGACGGCGCCATCGACAAGAGCAAGGTCAAGAAGGAACTGGTGGTCGGTGTCGACAACCCGTACTACCTGTTCCACGAGGACATCCTGGTAGCGCAGGAGAAGGGGTACCTGCGGGACGTCGGCATCGAGAAGGTCGACATCAAGACGATCGAGGACCCGCTTCCGGCGCTCATCGGCGGCTCGCTCGACCTGGCCCTCTACGACGCCGACACCTCGATCGCCGCCGCCAAGAAGAGCAACACCGGGGTCCGCTTTCTCTCCGTCTACCTCGGCGGCGAGGCCAACGTCCTGGGAGTCCGCAAGGGCATCAACTCGGCGGCGGACCTGAAGGGCAAGACGATCACCGGCGGCCAGTTCAACAGCCGCAACGACGCGATCCTGCGGGAACTGCTCGTCAAGAACGGCGTCGACCCGGCCAAGGACGTCAAAATCGTCAGTACCGGAGGACAGTCCAACGAGCGGCTCCAGTCGGTGATCGCCGGGACCGTGGACGGCGCGAGCGTACAGCTGCGGCACCGTGGCCTGCTGGAGAAGGCCGGCGGCAAGTTCCTCTTCGAGGAGACCCGCCGGGTGCCGCAGAACGGCTGGGCGGCCAACGAGCTGCTGACGGAGAGCCCGGAGACCGTCACGGCGTTCCTCGCCGCCACGCTCAAGGCCCGGCAGTTCATCACCGAGCAGGCGAACAAGGACGCGGTCCTCGACCTGATGCGCAAGCAGGGCTTCGAGATCCCCACCGACTTCGCCGACGCGTACTCGGCGGAGAACGCGCCGACGTACCACGTCGTCGACGGCGGGTTCGAACCCGCCGACATGGACAAGTTCATCGCCGACCAGATCAGCTTCAAGTCGGTGCCGGAGGGAACCGACTGGCGCGAGTACACCTATCTCCTGCCACTGTGGCGCGCCCAGAAGAACCTGGGCCTGCCGCTGCGCCCCGTCCCCGGGAACGTGTGA
- a CDS encoding NAD(P)-dependent oxidoreductase yields the protein MTPHLASETSVRSNRLHRRRGTMTDGTLPSETVGWIGAGRMGAAMARRLARRGVDITVWNRTRAKSEALTPDGARVADRPTELADRNVVFTMVSASADLETVLIGEDGLLTRADAAPEVVVDCSTVSPETSAAMRAAAARRGTEFLAAPVSGNAKVVAAGKLSLVVSGPEPVYQRVAPLLECIGRSATYVGEGEASRLVKICHNLLLGVVTQSMAEITVLAERGGVSRAAFLDFLNNSVMGSTFSRYKTPAFVKLDYTPTFTPVLLRKDFDLGLAAAHDLGVPMPLAALTQQLVQGTISGGRETEDFAVLLDQQAASAGLDLKPEAAEVDDGLTA from the coding sequence GTGACGCCTCATCTAGCGTCCGAGACTAGCGTTCGTAGCAATCGATTGCATAGAAGGCGGGGCACGATGACCGACGGAACGCTGCCATCGGAGACGGTCGGTTGGATCGGGGCCGGCCGGATGGGTGCGGCGATGGCCCGCCGCCTCGCCCGGCGGGGCGTCGACATCACCGTCTGGAACCGCACCCGGGCCAAGTCCGAGGCGCTGACCCCGGACGGCGCACGGGTCGCGGACCGGCCCACCGAGCTGGCCGACCGGAACGTGGTGTTCACCATGGTCTCCGCCTCGGCGGACCTCGAGACGGTGCTGATCGGCGAGGACGGCCTGCTGACCCGCGCCGACGCGGCGCCCGAGGTGGTGGTCGACTGCTCGACGGTTTCCCCGGAGACCTCGGCCGCGATGCGGGCGGCGGCGGCCCGGCGCGGCACCGAATTCCTGGCCGCACCGGTGAGCGGCAACGCCAAGGTGGTCGCCGCCGGCAAGCTCAGCCTCGTCGTCTCCGGCCCCGAGCCGGTCTACCAGCGGGTCGCGCCGCTGCTGGAGTGCATCGGCAGGTCGGCGACCTACGTCGGCGAGGGCGAGGCGTCCCGACTGGTGAAGATCTGCCACAACCTCCTGCTCGGCGTGGTGACGCAGTCGATGGCCGAGATCACCGTCCTCGCCGAGCGCGGCGGGGTCTCCCGGGCGGCGTTCCTGGACTTCCTGAACAACAGCGTGATGGGTTCCACGTTCAGCCGCTACAAGACCCCGGCCTTCGTCAAGCTCGACTACACCCCGACGTTCACCCCGGTCCTGCTCCGCAAGGACTTCGACCTCGGCCTCGCCGCGGCACACGACCTCGGCGTACCCATGCCGCTGGCGGCGCTCACCCAGCAACTCGTGCAGGGCACCATCAGCGGCGGACGGGAAACCGAGGACTTCGCCGTGCTGCTCGACCAGCAGGCCGCGAGCGCCGGCCTGGACCTCAAGCCCGAGGCCGCCGAGGTGGACGACGGCCTGACCGCGTAA
- a CDS encoding LVIVD repeat-containing protein: protein MRLGTADASGLRLLAHHDLAGSGDGMQVIRSGDALYVGHTGTSRTGTSVLDVSDPLRPRLAGQWPAPANSHTHKVQVADGLLLVNHERYPYRPTGPLGPHSAGLAVFDLADPLAPEQIGFWPSGGKGVHRIVWEGGRYAHLSAVPDGFTDRIWVVLDLADPSRPVEVGRWWWPGQWTAGGERPDWPADRRYAAHHALIAGDVGYLGFDDANLVVLDVSDLSAPRMTGHLEWGGGATHTCLPLPGRDLLVVTDEQQHDGPYAPERRIHLVDIAEPSTPRYLGPLPHPTGPYDELPMRFGPHCLHENRPGSYRSGRLVFATYFSAGVRVYDLADPGDPREVAHWVSETPPGQSAPQANDLFVDSDGLVWVTDRVHGGLFVLEPEPRLRALMERARA, encoded by the coding sequence ATGCGGTTGGGTACGGCCGACGCCAGCGGACTCCGGTTGCTCGCGCACCACGACCTCGCCGGCAGCGGCGACGGGATGCAGGTGATCCGCTCCGGCGACGCCCTCTACGTCGGCCACACCGGTACGTCGAGGACGGGCACCTCCGTCCTCGACGTGTCGGACCCGCTCCGGCCCCGCCTCGCCGGCCAGTGGCCCGCCCCGGCCAACAGCCACACTCACAAGGTCCAGGTGGCCGACGGGCTGCTGCTGGTCAACCACGAGCGCTATCCGTACCGGCCCACCGGTCCACTTGGGCCGCACTCGGCCGGGCTGGCCGTCTTCGACCTGGCGGACCCGCTCGCGCCGGAGCAGATCGGCTTCTGGCCCTCGGGTGGCAAGGGTGTGCACCGGATCGTCTGGGAGGGCGGCCGGTACGCCCACCTGTCGGCGGTGCCGGACGGCTTCACCGACCGGATCTGGGTCGTACTCGACCTCGCCGATCCCAGCCGACCGGTCGAGGTCGGCCGCTGGTGGTGGCCGGGGCAGTGGACGGCCGGCGGCGAGCGGCCGGACTGGCCGGCGGACCGGCGGTACGCCGCACACCACGCCCTGATCGCGGGCGACGTCGGATACCTGGGTTTCGACGACGCCAACCTGGTCGTGCTGGACGTCTCCGACCTGTCGGCGCCGAGGATGACCGGCCACCTCGAATGGGGCGGCGGGGCGACGCACACCTGCCTGCCGCTGCCGGGCCGGGACCTGCTGGTGGTGACCGACGAGCAGCAGCACGACGGCCCGTACGCCCCCGAGCGGCGGATCCACCTGGTCGACATCGCCGAACCGTCGACGCCGCGCTACCTCGGCCCCCTCCCCCACCCGACCGGCCCGTACGACGAACTGCCGATGCGGTTCGGGCCGCACTGCCTGCACGAGAACCGACCCGGGTCGTACCGGAGCGGACGACTCGTCTTCGCCACCTACTTCAGCGCCGGCGTGCGGGTCTACGACCTGGCCGATCCGGGCGATCCCCGCGAGGTCGCGCACTGGGTGTCGGAGACACCGCCGGGCCAGTCGGCGCCGCAGGCCAACGACCTGTTCGTCGACTCCGACGGGCTGGTCTGGGTGACCGACCGGGTGCACGGCGGTCTCTTCGTCCTCGAACCGGAACCCCGGCTCCGGGCACTGATGGAGCGGGCACGTGCCTGA
- a CDS encoding ABC transporter ATP-binding protein: protein MVQSKVHVPAEPGTHRVAGREESEPALIEVANVDAGYENRREHTRLIALRDVSLQVRPGEFLAIVGPSGCGKTTLINLIAGFVKPLKGTVRVHGREVTGPGADRAMVFQDYALLPWRTVERNIHFAMENRRGHVPKAQREVRVARALALVGLTGFEKSYPHELSGGMRQRVGIARALVTEPEILLMDEPFGAVDAMTREAMQAELEKIITNTRQTVVFITHSIDEAVLLADRIVLISKRPGVIREVIDVDLARPRFDEQADVKRSARFGEIRSHLWSLLADEALGAKREGGS from the coding sequence ATGGTGCAATCGAAGGTTCACGTCCCCGCGGAACCCGGCACGCACCGGGTCGCCGGGCGAGAAGAGTCAGAGCCGGCGCTCATCGAGGTGGCGAACGTCGACGCCGGTTACGAGAACAGGCGCGAACACACCAGACTGATCGCCCTGCGCGACGTCTCCCTCCAGGTGCGACCCGGCGAGTTCCTCGCCATCGTCGGCCCCTCGGGCTGCGGAAAGACCACCCTCATCAACCTGATCGCGGGCTTCGTCAAGCCGCTCAAGGGCACGGTACGGGTACACGGCCGGGAGGTCACCGGCCCCGGCGCCGACCGGGCGATGGTGTTCCAGGACTACGCGCTGCTGCCCTGGCGGACCGTCGAGCGGAACATCCACTTCGCGATGGAGAACCGCCGTGGGCACGTACCGAAGGCCCAGCGCGAGGTACGGGTGGCCCGGGCGCTCGCACTCGTCGGCCTGACCGGTTTCGAGAAGTCCTATCCACACGAACTCTCCGGTGGCATGCGTCAGCGGGTCGGCATCGCCCGCGCGCTCGTCACCGAACCGGAGATCCTGCTGATGGACGAGCCCTTCGGCGCGGTGGACGCGATGACCCGGGAAGCCATGCAGGCCGAACTGGAGAAGATCATCACCAACACCCGGCAGACGGTCGTCTTCATCACGCACTCGATCGACGAGGCCGTCCTGCTCGCCGACCGCATCGTACTGATATCCAAGCGGCCGGGCGTGATCCGCGAGGTCATCGACGTCGACCTCGCCCGGCCCCGGTTCGACGAACAGGCCGACGTCAAGCGGTCGGCACGGTTCGGAGAGATCCGCAGCCACCTGTGGTCGCTCCTGGCCGACGAGGCCCTCGGCGCGAAGCGGGAGGGCGGGTCATGA
- a CDS encoding ABC transporter permease, whose amino-acid sequence MTTTDTIGKSPATDPGRVDGKHIESLAVSRFAPFKSTVITLVNLTIFFLLWELLARAEVINPLFFPQASDVFGALWTGFTDGTIWPELRHSLSNFLIGLTISAAIGIPVGLLMGASRIADLILSPYVWAMTSLPRVALIPLLILILGFGNSMQLTIIVLSAVFPIMVNCMAGVKTVEPSLLRAGETFGANRSEIYLKVILPYTLPFVISGVNQGIARGLVGMLIGELLGGGGNGLGFLLDQAGEQFDAPMLYATLLLLAVISVGLVQSMRWLEERAAPWRETSRA is encoded by the coding sequence ATGACCACCACCGACACCATCGGAAAGTCCCCGGCCACCGACCCGGGACGGGTGGACGGCAAGCACATCGAAAGCCTCGCGGTCAGCCGGTTCGCGCCGTTCAAGAGCACCGTGATCACGCTGGTCAACCTGACCATCTTCTTTCTCCTGTGGGAGCTGCTGGCCCGCGCCGAGGTCATCAATCCGCTCTTCTTCCCGCAGGCCAGCGACGTGTTCGGCGCGCTCTGGACCGGGTTCACCGACGGCACCATCTGGCCGGAGCTGCGGCACAGCCTCTCCAACTTCCTGATCGGCCTGACGATCTCGGCGGCGATCGGCATCCCGGTCGGCCTGCTGATGGGCGCGAGCCGGATCGCCGACCTGATCCTGAGCCCGTACGTCTGGGCGATGACCTCGCTGCCGCGCGTCGCCCTCATCCCGCTGCTGATCCTGATCCTGGGCTTCGGCAACTCGATGCAGCTGACGATCATCGTGCTCTCCGCCGTCTTCCCGATCATGGTCAACTGCATGGCGGGCGTGAAGACGGTGGAACCCTCGCTGCTCCGGGCCGGCGAGACCTTCGGGGCGAACCGGTCCGAGATCTATCTCAAGGTGATCCTGCCGTACACGCTGCCGTTCGTGATCTCCGGCGTCAACCAGGGCATCGCCCGGGGGCTGGTCGGCATGCTGATCGGCGAACTGCTCGGCGGCGGCGGGAACGGGCTCGGTTTCCTCCTCGACCAGGCGGGCGAACAGTTCGACGCCCCCATGCTCTACGCGACCCTGCTGCTCCTCGCGGTCATCTCCGTCGGCCTGGTGCAGTCGATGCGCTGGCTGGAGGAGCGCGCGGCGCCCTGGCGGGAGACCTCGCGAGCGTAG
- a CDS encoding M24 family metallopeptidase, whose product MSPAVAGPPPRFSVDELRDRRDRLLASAAEAGADTVLAYGANRFGSAVGWLTTWPVTREAVVVLDGDGPARLLVGFPNHVPDARRTVRDAGLGDEVGMLDGDAPDAVLRALASGGAPRRVALLGPVPGPIRDAVAGWATGTVRLDEAYTRLRMTKSAEELTWLEYAAALTDRGAQALLAAAATGASEREMVAAAEHAYRAAGGTHHICYVTTTSMADPDRCVPAQWPGDRRTEPGSVVIFELSAGWGPDHPAQLLRTATVGAPPTARYAHLHRVAEEVRDDLLDRIRPGARPADLLGVLDRVRAEGLTTVDDLVHGLGGGYLPPVLSGRGRPLRGPHAEPLRPGMTLVVQPNICTTDLVAGVQTGEMVVVTAAGWRSLHRFPAGMPRL is encoded by the coding sequence ATGTCACCGGCCGTGGCCGGCCCTCCGCCCCGATTCAGCGTCGACGAGTTGCGGGACCGCCGGGACAGGCTGCTGGCCTCGGCCGCCGAGGCCGGCGCCGACACCGTCCTGGCGTACGGGGCGAACCGGTTCGGCAGCGCCGTCGGTTGGCTCACCACCTGGCCGGTCACCCGGGAGGCGGTGGTGGTGCTCGACGGCGACGGACCCGCCCGGCTGCTCGTCGGCTTCCCGAACCACGTTCCGGACGCCCGGCGGACCGTCCGCGACGCCGGGCTCGGCGACGAGGTCGGGATGCTCGACGGCGACGCCCCGGACGCCGTGCTCCGGGCGCTGGCCAGCGGCGGCGCCCCGCGCCGGGTGGCGCTGCTGGGGCCGGTTCCGGGGCCGATCCGGGACGCGGTCGCGGGCTGGGCCACCGGGACGGTGCGACTGGACGAGGCGTACACCCGGCTGCGGATGACGAAGTCGGCCGAGGAGCTGACCTGGCTGGAGTATGCGGCGGCACTCACCGACCGGGGCGCGCAGGCCCTGCTGGCGGCCGCCGCGACGGGTGCCAGTGAGCGCGAGATGGTGGCCGCCGCCGAACACGCCTACCGGGCGGCCGGCGGCACCCACCACATCTGCTACGTCACGACCACCTCGATGGCGGACCCGGACCGGTGCGTACCGGCGCAGTGGCCGGGCGACCGCCGCACGGAACCGGGTTCGGTGGTGATCTTCGAACTCAGCGCCGGCTGGGGTCCGGACCATCCCGCGCAACTGCTGCGTACGGCCACCGTCGGCGCCCCGCCCACCGCCCGGTACGCCCACCTGCACCGGGTCGCCGAGGAGGTCCGGGACGACCTGCTGGACCGGATCCGGCCCGGCGCCCGCCCCGCCGACCTGCTCGGGGTGCTCGACCGGGTCCGCGCCGAGGGACTGACCACCGTGGACGATCTCGTGCACGGGCTGGGCGGCGGCTACCTGCCACCCGTGCTCAGTGGACGTGGCCGTCCCCTGCGCGGCCCGCACGCCGAGCCGCTGCGTCCGGGCATGACGCTGGTGGTGCAGCCGAACATCTGCACCACCGACCTGGTGGCCGGGGTGCAGACCGGCGAGATGGTGGTGGTCACCGCAGCGGGTTGGCGGTCGCTGCACCGCTTCCCGGCCGGGATGCCCCGGTTGTGA
- a CDS encoding AraC family transcriptional regulator has protein sequence MDALTGLLDGPRARGAFLLRSVLDPPWSLRIQDEAPLTLVVLLRGGAVLLPDTGAVRPLGEGDVAILRGPEPYTVADDPATPPQVIIHPGQRCSTVRGESLEQAMDLGVRTWGNSPDGATVMLTGTYQLHGEIGRRLLGALPQLLVLPPEERLTPLVRLINDEIVQDVPGQEAILDRLLDLLLVAVLRTWFARPEAEAPAWYRAHADPVVGRALRMLHNNPAHAWTVAGLAGATGVSRAGLARRFAELVGEPPMSYLTGWRLALAADLLREPDATVASVARQVGYGSPFALSTAFKRERGISPHEHRVGASAG, from the coding sequence GTGGACGCGTTGACCGGCCTGCTCGACGGGCCACGGGCCCGAGGTGCCTTCCTGCTCCGTTCGGTCCTCGACCCGCCCTGGTCGCTCCGGATCCAGGACGAGGCGCCGCTGACCCTGGTGGTGCTGCTGCGGGGCGGGGCGGTGCTGCTGCCCGACACCGGAGCGGTACGACCACTGGGCGAGGGCGACGTCGCCATCCTGCGCGGCCCGGAGCCGTACACCGTGGCCGACGATCCGGCCACCCCGCCGCAGGTGATCATCCATCCCGGCCAGCGGTGCAGCACCGTCCGGGGAGAGAGCCTGGAACAGGCGATGGACCTGGGCGTACGTACCTGGGGCAACAGCCCGGACGGCGCGACCGTGATGCTCACCGGCACCTACCAACTGCACGGCGAGATCGGCCGACGACTGCTCGGGGCGCTGCCCCAACTGCTCGTCCTGCCCCCGGAGGAGCGCCTCACCCCGCTCGTCCGGCTGATCAACGACGAGATCGTCCAGGACGTACCCGGCCAGGAGGCGATCCTGGACCGGCTGCTCGACCTGCTGCTGGTCGCGGTCCTGCGGACCTGGTTCGCCCGACCCGAGGCCGAGGCGCCGGCCTGGTACCGGGCCCACGCCGACCCGGTGGTCGGGCGGGCCCTGCGAATGCTGCACAACAACCCGGCCCACGCCTGGACGGTGGCCGGCCTGGCCGGCGCGACCGGAGTCTCCCGCGCCGGCCTGGCCCGCCGGTTCGCCGAACTGGTCGGCGAGCCGCCGATGAGCTACCTGACCGGCTGGCGCCTGGCCCTCGCCGCCGACCTGCTGCGCGAACCCGATGCCACCGTCGCCTCGGTGGCCCGGCAGGTCGGCTACGGCAGCCCGTTCGCGCTCAGCACCGCCTTCAAGCGGGAACGCGGGATCAGTCCACACGAGCACCGGGTCGGGGCATCCGCCGGGTAG
- a CDS encoding LacI family DNA-binding transcriptional regulator, translating into MRKPTLQDVADRAQVHRATASRALNPATRSLVNAETADRVERAAQALGYRPNPIARSLKTARSASIGLVIPDLTNPLFPPIARGVEDVLGAVGYNAWIVNTDNDPAREAAAVESMRSRNVEGYVFATARLEHPLLEQLAAAESPVVLVNRRAGRSDIPSVTADDATGVSLAMRHLVELGHRRIVHLAGPQGLSTGLSRLRAFRQALADHDLDNAPERLVVCRSFTESAGAEAVHGLLSAGVDFTAVLAGNDLLALGCYDALGEQGLRCPEDVSVVGFNDMPFIDKLSPPLTTVRIPHYELGAEAARLLLEGLNEPQRHPRSILLPPTLVVRRSTAPPAGTTTGRQGGRAAGGRRAATPHQAPVRPVRPAV; encoded by the coding sequence ATGCGGAAGCCGACCCTGCAGGACGTCGCGGACCGGGCCCAGGTGCACCGGGCCACGGCGTCCAGGGCGCTGAACCCCGCGACCCGGAGCCTGGTCAACGCGGAGACGGCCGACCGGGTGGAACGGGCCGCGCAGGCGCTCGGCTACCGGCCCAACCCGATCGCGCGGAGTCTCAAGACCGCCCGGTCGGCGAGCATCGGGCTGGTGATCCCCGACCTGACCAACCCGCTGTTCCCGCCGATCGCCCGGGGAGTCGAGGACGTCCTGGGCGCGGTCGGCTACAACGCCTGGATCGTCAACACCGACAACGACCCCGCCCGGGAGGCGGCCGCGGTCGAGTCGATGCGCAGCCGGAACGTCGAGGGCTACGTCTTCGCCACCGCCCGGCTCGAACATCCGCTGCTCGAACAACTCGCGGCGGCGGAGAGCCCGGTGGTACTGGTCAACCGCCGGGCGGGCCGCTCCGACATCCCCTCGGTCACCGCGGACGACGCCACCGGGGTCTCGCTGGCGATGCGGCACCTCGTCGAACTGGGCCACCGCAGGATCGTGCACCTGGCCGGGCCGCAGGGCCTGTCCACCGGGCTCAGCCGACTGCGCGCCTTCCGGCAGGCGCTCGCGGACCACGACCTCGACAACGCGCCGGAACGGCTGGTCGTCTGCCGGTCCTTCACCGAGAGCGCGGGAGCGGAGGCCGTGCACGGGCTGCTCTCGGCCGGCGTCGACTTCACCGCCGTACTGGCCGGCAACGACCTGCTGGCGCTGGGCTGCTACGACGCGCTCGGCGAGCAGGGCCTGCGCTGCCCCGAGGACGTCAGCGTGGTCGGCTTCAACGACATGCCCTTCATCGACAAGCTCAGCCCGCCGCTGACCACGGTGCGGATCCCGCACTACGAGCTCGGCGCGGAGGCGGCGCGGCTGCTGTTGGAGGGCCTGAACGAGCCGCAGCGCCATCCCCGCTCGATCCTGCTTCCGCCGACGCTGGTGGTACGCCGGTCCACGGCCCCGCCGGCCGGTACGACGACCGGGCGGCAGGGTGGCCGGGCGGCCGGCGGCCGGCGTGCCGCGACCCCGCACCAGGCACCGGTACGCCCGGTCCGGCCGGCTGTCTGA
- a CDS encoding alpha/beta hydrolase family protein — protein MDDRVTSAIANWAPRFTTNGVAVADFERVTRAVTRWEDWCAAWSTVAAEHEALAVEAGAERRFRSAAQHHAQAAVYYHFAKFLFVQDLDQMRTAHAAAVRCLDAALPYLDPPGRRVEIPYDGSRLVGVLRLPAHRTGPHPLVVMIPGLDSAKEEFRSTEALFLERGVATFSVDGPGQGEAEYDLPIRGDWERPGAAILDAVSALDDVDPDRLGVWGVSLGGYYAPRVASGDDRVRACVALAGPYDFGSCWDQLPALTREAFRVRSRSTDDDAARKVAHTLSLDGRTSSITCPLLVVSGRRDRLIPWQHAERLTAEAAGPTTLLMLEEGNHGCMNVAARHRQRTADWMAARLGV, from the coding sequence ATGGACGACCGAGTGACCTCGGCGATCGCCAACTGGGCGCCCCGGTTCACCACCAACGGGGTGGCCGTCGCGGACTTCGAACGGGTGACCCGGGCCGTGACCCGCTGGGAGGACTGGTGCGCGGCCTGGTCGACGGTGGCCGCCGAGCACGAGGCGCTGGCCGTGGAGGCCGGTGCCGAGCGGCGGTTCCGCTCGGCGGCGCAGCACCACGCCCAGGCCGCGGTCTACTACCACTTCGCCAAGTTCCTCTTCGTGCAGGACCTCGACCAGATGCGCACCGCGCACGCCGCCGCGGTGCGCTGCCTGGACGCCGCCCTGCCGTACCTCGATCCGCCTGGGCGCCGGGTGGAGATCCCGTACGACGGCAGCCGGCTGGTCGGGGTGCTGCGGCTGCCCGCGCACCGGACCGGACCGCACCCGCTGGTGGTGATGATCCCCGGTCTGGACTCGGCGAAGGAGGAGTTCCGCTCGACCGAGGCGCTCTTCCTGGAGCGTGGGGTCGCGACCTTCAGCGTCGACGGGCCCGGCCAGGGCGAGGCGGAGTACGACCTGCCGATCAGGGGCGACTGGGAGCGGCCCGGTGCCGCGATCCTCGACGCGGTGTCCGCACTGGACGACGTCGACCCGGACCGGCTCGGGGTGTGGGGGGTGAGCCTCGGCGGCTACTACGCACCGAGGGTGGCCAGCGGCGACGACCGGGTACGCGCCTGCGTCGCCCTCGCCGGCCCGTACGACTTCGGCAGTTGCTGGGACCAGTTGCCGGCGCTGACCCGGGAGGCGTTCCGGGTGCGGTCCCGGTCCACCGACGACGACGCGGCCCGCAAGGTCGCGCACACCCTCAGCCTCGACGGCCGTACCTCGTCGATCACCTGCCCGTTGCTCGTCGTCAGCGGTCGACGGGACCGGCTGATCCCCTGGCAGCACGCGGAACGGCTCACCGCCGAGGCGGCCGGGCCGACCACGCTGCTGATGCTGGAGGAGGGGAACCACGGCTGCATGAACGTGGCCGCCCGGCACCGGCAGCGGACCGCCGACTGGATGGCCGCCCGGCTGGGAGTGTGA